Below is a window of Planococcus rifietoensis DNA.
CAAAATGCCTGAGCAAATCGCGAATGGCCATTTGCCTTTTAATGCAGTTCGTATACGTGTCATCAAAATTGCGCCCTTCCTTCCCGTGAAATGCGCGGATCCAAATACAGCTGGATGATATCCACGATCAAATTGCAGACGATAAACAAGCATGCGGCAAGTACAACATAGCTTTGGATCACCGGAATGTCCCGGTTAAAAATGGCTTCGATGAAAAATCGCCCGAAGCCCGGCCAGGAAAAGACTTGCTCGACGATAATCGTCCCCGTGAGCAATTTCCCCAAGTTCATCCCAAGACCTGTCAGCATCGGCGAAATGGAAATTCTCAATACGTGTTTGGCCATGATGCCTTTTTCTTTTAAACCGCGCGTTCTGCCGTATAACACGTAGGCTTCTTCCAGTTCCTCCAGCACACTGGCGCGCAACAGACGCGTATAAATGGCGATCAAGGCAAGCGACAGCGTGATGCTTGGCAACACGAAATGCTGCCACGTTCCCCTGCCCTCCACTGGAAACAAGTCCAGTTTGACGGCAAAGAAGAAAATCAATACATAGCCAAGCCAGAACTGTGGAATCGATGCGCCTAAATAGGAAAGCAGCCGGCTGAAATGATCCAGCCAGCTGTTCTTATAGACCGCTGATAAAAATCCGAGTGGCACACTTACAATGATGGCGACTAAAATGCTGCTTAAGGCCAGTTGAAGCGTTGCCGGCAAACGCGTTGTGATTTCTTGCCATACTGGCGTGTTCGTTACGTAAGAGTTGCCGAAATCAAACCGCACAATATCTGCGACTGTCTGGAAATATTGGACAATCAGCGGACGGTCCAAGCCGAATTCCTGGCGCTTTTCAGCCAGCAATTCTTCTGTCGGATGAATATTGGAAGCTGCCAGATACGCTTGTGCGGGATCTACCGGCGACAAGCGCACCAACACAAACATCAAGAAAATCGCAAAAAGAATAATTGGAACAACCGCAAAAAGCCGTTTTATGAGATAGATGACCATTGGATTGCCCTCCTGTTATCACTTGCTTACTGAAATATCGTTGAATGGATGTTCGTCGCGGTTTGCCGGGAATTCAAAGGATTCGATATTGTTTTGATAGGCCACCGTCTTTTTCATATAAGAAATCGGAATGAAGACCGATTGTTCCTGTAAAGTCGTTAAAATAGTGCCATATAATTCTTGGCGTTTTGTTTCATCGGTAGAGGCCAGCGCTTCACGCACCTGCTCGTCCAATTCCGTTTTCATTGGCAGATTGGAATGCGCTTCTGCCACACCCCAGCCGTCTTCAGCGACGACATTGATCATGGAATGCGGATCATAAGGCGCCCCGTAATTGTACCAGAAATCCAAATCGAAGTTGCCCGCTTTGCGGCGCTCGATTTGCTCGGTCAATTCCAATCCTGCAATGTTCAATTTGACGCCGATTGCTGACCATTCCGCCTGAAGCGTTTCGGCCATCGCTTTTTGGATCGGGTCGGTCTTATCGTAGATCAATTCCAGTTCGAGCGGCTGTCCGTCTTTTTCACGGATAGCGCCGCCGGACTCCAGTTTCCAACCAGCTTCGTCCAAATAAGAAGCCGCTTTTTCCACGTCATACTCGATTGCTTCGATATCTTCTTGCGCATATGGGAAGTTGGATGACAGAATCGAATCCGCTTTTTCCTCAAGGCCAAGCGTGATGCCTTCGACCATCGCTTGTTTATCGAATCCATGATGGAGCGCCAGGCGCACATTCAAATCAGACAATTTTTCGCTCGTTGAATTCACAAGCATCGTTCTCGTCGCCACCGGATCAGATAGATCAGTCGTGTATTCACCGGTTTCTTTCAAATAATTAAACGAATCCATGCTGACGACGCCTTCACCGTAAATCAAGTCAAGCTCGCCTTTTTCAAAAGCAAGGACGCGCGTTTCCGCATCCGGAATGATTTTGATGGTCACTTCTTCTAATTCCGGGCTTTCTCCCCAGTAATCAGGATTGCGTTTGAAAACCGCATATTCATCTGTTTTGTATTCGTCCAATACCCAAGGGCCGGTCCCTACTGGTTCTGTGATTCCTTTGGATGTATCGCCATCTTCCGGGAAGCCTGCTTCACCAAGCATCCGCACCGGGCGCACGACCGCTAAATCCTGCAAAGCCGGATAATAAGCTTGTGTCAGCACCATTTTGAATGTCAGTTCATCCACGACTTCGATCTTGTCGAGCACATTGATGACGCCAAGCCAGCTGTGGGAATTTTTATTGGCCAGGACTGCATCAAAATTCTTTTTGACAACTTGGGAAGTGAGCGAAGAACCATCCGTAAACTTGACGCCTTCGCGCAGCTTGAACGTATATTCACGGCCGTCTTCCGACACGGTCCACGACTCGGCCAAATGGGGTTTTACCTCTCCGCCTTCTTCGTAGCTGACAAGCGGCTCGTAAATCATCGATTGCGTGATCAATTGTGACGGATTATAGACATGTGGATTCATCGGACCGATATCACGCGGCCAAGACATCGTAATGGAATTCGGGTTATCGCTTTCTGCATCAGCCGAACCCGCAGCATTGTCATCCGAGCAAGCGGACAATGCAAGCGCGGCACAAGCGGCCAGTGCTAAAAACAAGTTCTTTTTGCTGTTATGTATTTTCATGGTTAATGTATTCCTCTCTAATTTCAATTACTGATAATGATTCTCAATTTCACTTAAGTAAATATAATAATATATCGGCCGTTTGTCAATGTACATTTGTATTAATATGCACCATTGAACAGCTGTTTCATCTCCGGCAATGAAAAATCCCTCCAATTTTAAGGAAGGATTTCAAAAAGGCTATTTAATCTGGAGTGTTGAGCAGCAACTCGACTTCATCTCGCAAATAGTCTCGCACTGCCGATAAATCGTTTTGCACAAAAGCAGCTTCCGGACAATCCAACTCATAAGCTTCTGCTGCTTGTCGAATAACCGCCGTGAATGGTTTCGGTAAATTCAACTGCCCCCACTTGCCCGCTTCTTGTTTTGAGCAAATTTTGCCTTCTTTTACATACCGATACACACGAACTAAATTCAATGTGCAATACACTGGTTTTTCGTGTATCTTTTCCAAGCATTCTTCATAGTCTTCCAAAATGGAAGCCAAGTAGTCCTGCTGAGGGATACTCGGAAAAATTTCTTCAATCGGACGACCCGCCAGGCAAATGCCGCGATGCTTTAAGATTACGAAATGCGCAGCCAAATCGCCATCGGTCTTTTCTTTATTATTTATGTACTTGTTTAACTCAGTCTCATAGCGCTCACGCCAATACTCGCTGAAATGAAAATCATACGGCGTTGGATGACTCCAGCTTTCTAATTGCTCGAGAGTCAATGAACTGATCTCAATTGGGAAAGGCTTGCTGGATTTCTCCAGAAAGAAATGCGCCAATTCCTGCTTATGATGCATAGATAAGGGCCGCTTCGTCACCAACAGCAGATCAATATCGCTTCTGTTCGGATTGAATCCGCCCATTGCCAGGGAGCCGTGCAAATACATGCCCACTGGCGGTTGTTCAATCATATCGTTTATCCCGTCCATCAAATCAGCTATAAAATTTTTTAACTCCTGCGGGCAATTATTCCAATCATAACTCATTCGACTCGCTTCCTTTTATAGAGACATTCTTAAAATTCCACCTTATATACACAGCGGAATCGTTCAACTCCTGGATACTTCTCCCCTAAACTGGCAATAGAAAATCCATAGTTTCTGTAAAACCCCACTGTTTGCCGATCGGTTTCAGCAAAGATTTGATCCGGGTGATACAGCCGGCAGATTGCATCGATCATTCCACTCGCGATATTTTCCTCGCGCTGCTCAGGTAACACGGCGATATGCCGGATTTCGCAGTTGCCTTCTTCTAACAATGCGATTCCGATGCAAGCAAAAAATTCATCTGCAGCCGCTTCGCCGTATAGTTTGAGGTTTGGAGAAGCCATGTATTTCTCATACTCCCGCTCTACTTTTTCAGCAGAAGTGGCATAAGACAATAGCTTGTTTACGGAAGGATGCATTTTGTCCGAATCAATTTCTCTCACATCCTCACCTCCCACTTTTCAGTTTTTCGTCAACCATCCAATTCCATTTTCACAAAATCGAAATGCCCGCCATTCGTCGCCTGCACGAACGTTTCGACTTCCTTGAATCCAAGGTTTTCGTATAGCTTGATGGCCCGCTTATTGAAAGCCGCTACTGACAAAGTGATTTCTTGCGGATGGTAATTGCTTTTGGCAAAGTCTAACCCTGCCCTCAAAAACGCAGAACCTTGTCCGCGACCGGTCAAATCCGGCTTCATGCCGAGCCCGATATCCACCGTCTCTTGGTCCATTTGCCCGAAACTGTAGAAACCCACGGCTTCATTACCCCGAAAAACCATGAAATAACTGTCCTCACGTTTCTCAGAATCCAGAAACTCAGCCAAGTCTTCCGGATCTGCGTCCATATCGTAGAAGGAATAGTCTCCTTCATAACGCCAGTTTTCCGCAATGTCCTGCGCTTGCTCTTGCGTCATTTTTTGGAATCTGTATTCCATTTTTCTTCACCTCTTTGCACAAAATCGATTGTTTTATGTCGACCAGTGTATCTTATGGTCCTGCTCGCCAAGATTTTTCAGTCCTGCTTTTTCCAATACACGGATAGAAGCCTGGTTATCATTGTCGCAGCTCGCGATAATCCTTTTAATGCCGTCTTGTGTCAATCCCCAAGAGATAATCGCCTGCGCCATTTCCGTTGCGTATCCATGCCCTTGGTAAGCAGGCACAATACTATAGCCCAGCTCCAGCTCTTCCGGATTGTCCGTGCTTCGCCTAAAGCCCATGTCTCCCATAATGATTTGATCTTGTTGATGCACAATCAAGCCTTCCCATTCATTTTCTTCAGGATACTGGCTGTAGCGCTGAATTTTGAAAGGGAGGATTTCTTTATAGTCATCAGAAGGATAGCCATCGACGGCTTGATAACCGGCAGCTTGTTCTAACTCACGCTCGTTTAACATCGCAGCTTGCATCATTTCTGCAGTAAAAGTGATAAGCATCAATCTATCTGTCTTTATGTGCGTCATTTTCTATTCTCCTTTTCGTGCTTTTACAACCAGAAAGTTCGGCGCTTTCATCAAGCGTTCATAACGCTCCGTGTCCAGCTCTTTGAATTTTTCTGTCGGCTTCGGTTCGATGATATCTTCCAGTGAGAAATATTGAAGCGTTTTCGCTAAAATGTCGCCAAGCGGCCTTCTGAAAAACGGGACTTTATAGACTTTTCCTTCCTTTTTCCATTTGTCCACGATCAATTCAGTTGAAAAATAATTCATTTCCCGTGATAGCTTGATATCGGTGAATGGATGATGGACCGAGAACAGCAGAGTTCCTCCAGGTTTTAATATGCGCTGAAACTCTTTGAATGTGAAATCCCAGCCTTCTATGTAATGGAGCGTCAACGAACTGACGATACAGTCGAAACCCCCGTCTTCAAAGGGCAATTCACATGCCAAATCCAAACAGATGACATCCGCTTTATCGCCCACACGTCTCTTTGTAGCTTCGACCATTTCCGTGCTCATATCCACAGCGGTCACCTGCGCTCCTCTATCCATCAATTGCTTTGTGTACCACCCGGCTGCACATCCGGCATCCAATATTCTTTGTTCCCTTAAATCCTTTGGCAGCTGAGCCAGCATGGCCGGCCTTTCGTATTCGCTATTGTATAGGTTTTCTGCGTCTACTGAATGTTCGTATGCGTTAGCGAGACTGTTGAAGGTTTCTTCGATTTTGTCTTTCATGAGTCACCTCTGCTATTCATTCAATTAGCGTATTCAACTTGCTATTTGGGTTGAACCGATTTGTATAGCTCTTTAACTTTATTAATCACATGTTCAGAAGTCGATTCCTCCGGCGGCATCCACAAGTTTGTAATTGGCCCGTACACAACCGGATTTAATTCAACCTCGTATCCACCTTCTGGATAGGCTTCCTTTATAGGCAAATAGCCGAGATAACCGTTGGTATAGCCGCCAAAAAAGAATAATTCATTTTTCACTTCGTTTTTCAATTCAATAGCCGTCTCCACAAACGGCTCCATTGGAATTCCTGAAAACGCTCCTTCATTAATTTGAAAAAGTTGCAGTTCTAAATCGATTTCCAACTCGTTAATACTTTGGTTATGCATGTCGGTTAAAACATTTCGCCATTTCTCCGTCTTTACTCCCCACTCGACTTCCGTTACATCTGCGATTTCGTGTATTTTTTCCGGGACCGGTATGTCTTTTAGCCTCATCGGCAATTTGGCAGTTGCACATTCTAATGAAAAAATCGGCTTAAACTGGACTTCTGGAAGCATCTTTAAGACACATTCACTCAAAATAGTCCCCATCTTATTCAATGCTTCAACAGATCCGCGGTATTTTGCATTCACATTCCCTGCAGCCCCTTGGATCACCACGACTGGACAATCCAATGATTTTTGCAAGAGCTGTCTAGCGCGTCCTGGATAATCAGCGGATAAAATTTCACTTTCGCCTTTCAGCACATTCGGATGGGCTGTACAAAAAATGACAAGTCCCCCGATTTGTTCAGTCTGCCTATTCTTTATGGCCATTAATCCAATTCGCGAGTCCACTGCGCCCGCATCATTTACACCCATTTTCACTTTGCCGTTTGCCGTTCTTTCTCTTCGATTTACTCCCAAGTCCGCCTGGTTAACCTTCCATCCAATCTCTGAAGTGAACTTCTCTTTGTCTGCCAGAACTGCAGCTTTCACAGCATTAGAGATTAGTTGGTCTCTGTATGCTTTGATGGCGGGATTATTCCCGGCAGTTGCAGGGCCAGAGTGTGTGTGGGTAAAAGCCACCATGATATTGTCAGTTGCAACCTTCAATGCATCTGCAGTTTGCTTACGAATTTCATCTGTATCTTCGATTAGCATGCCGATATTATCGATGCTAATCAACACTGTTTTATCCTGTGCCGACTCAAAAACAATCGCCGTTGCATATATTCGTTCGTTGATATTTCGAATTCCGTTTTCTCGATGGTAACCGATAAACTCCATTCCGATCGGCGGAGTGATATCCACCGCATAAACGCCCGCTCTACTCATTTTCTCCAACTCCATATCTTGGTCTTTTAAAATTTTTTCTCGATTTTCGGTTCTTTTCTGAAGTTGTCTCTTTCATTTATTACACCAATAATTCCCACAAATTATTTAAAATAATTGAATGTTGTGTCTTCCCAAAATTTCTTAAGATATTCTCCAATAAAAAAAGACATTCGCATG
It encodes the following:
- the nikB gene encoding nickel ABC transporter permease subunit NikB; amino-acid sequence: MVIYLIKRLFAVVPIILFAIFLMFVLVRLSPVDPAQAYLAASNIHPTEELLAEKRQEFGLDRPLIVQYFQTVADIVRFDFGNSYVTNTPVWQEITTRLPATLQLALSSILVAIIVSVPLGFLSAVYKNSWLDHFSRLLSYLGASIPQFWLGYVLIFFFAVKLDLFPVEGRGTWQHFVLPSITLSLALIAIYTRLLRASVLEELEEAYVLYGRTRGLKEKGIMAKHVLRISISPMLTGLGMNLGKLLTGTIIVEQVFSWPGFGRFFIEAIFNRDIPVIQSYVVLAACLFIVCNLIVDIIQLYLDPRISREGRAQF
- the nikA gene encoding nickel ABC transporter substrate-binding protein gives rise to the protein MKIHNSKKNLFLALAACAALALSACSDDNAAGSADAESDNPNSITMSWPRDIGPMNPHVYNPSQLITQSMIYEPLVSYEEGGEVKPHLAESWTVSEDGREYTFKLREGVKFTDGSSLTSQVVKKNFDAVLANKNSHSWLGVINVLDKIEVVDELTFKMVLTQAYYPALQDLAVVRPVRMLGEAGFPEDGDTSKGITEPVGTGPWVLDEYKTDEYAVFKRNPDYWGESPELEEVTIKIIPDAETRVLAFEKGELDLIYGEGVVSMDSFNYLKETGEYTTDLSDPVATRTMLVNSTSEKLSDLNVRLALHHGFDKQAMVEGITLGLEEKADSILSSNFPYAQEDIEAIEYDVEKAASYLDEAGWKLESGGAIREKDGQPLELELIYDKTDPIQKAMAETLQAEWSAIGVKLNIAGLELTEQIERRKAGNFDLDFWYNYGAPYDPHSMINVVAEDGWGVAEAHSNLPMKTELDEQVREALASTDETKRQELYGTILTTLQEQSVFIPISYMKKTVAYQNNIESFEFPANRDEHPFNDISVSK
- a CDS encoding aminoglycoside adenylyltransferase domain-containing protein, whose amino-acid sequence is MSYDWNNCPQELKNFIADLMDGINDMIEQPPVGMYLHGSLAMGGFNPNRSDIDLLLVTKRPLSMHHKQELAHFFLEKSSKPFPIEISSLTLEQLESWSHPTPYDFHFSEYWRERYETELNKYINNKEKTDGDLAAHFVILKHRGICLAGRPIEEIFPSIPQQDYLASILEDYEECLEKIHEKPVYCTLNLVRVYRYVKEGKICSKQEAGKWGQLNLPKPFTAVIRQAAEAYELDCPEAAFVQNDLSAVRDYLRDEVELLLNTPD
- a CDS encoding GNAT family N-acetyltransferase, which codes for MREIDSDKMHPSVNKLLSYATSAEKVEREYEKYMASPNLKLYGEAAADEFFACIGIALLEEGNCEIRHIAVLPEQREENIASGMIDAICRLYHPDQIFAETDRQTVGFYRNYGFSIASLGEKYPGVERFRCVYKVEF
- a CDS encoding GNAT family N-acetyltransferase, which translates into the protein MEYRFQKMTQEQAQDIAENWRYEGDYSFYDMDADPEDLAEFLDSEKREDSYFMVFRGNEAVGFYSFGQMDQETVDIGLGMKPDLTGRGQGSAFLRAGLDFAKSNYHPQEITLSVAAFNKRAIKLYENLGFKEVETFVQATNGGHFDFVKMELDG
- a CDS encoding GNAT family N-acetyltransferase, with protein sequence MTHIKTDRLMLITFTAEMMQAAMLNERELEQAAGYQAVDGYPSDDYKEILPFKIQRYSQYPEENEWEGLIVHQQDQIIMGDMGFRRSTDNPEELELGYSIVPAYQGHGYATEMAQAIISWGLTQDGIKRIIASCDNDNQASIRVLEKAGLKNLGEQDHKIHWST
- a CDS encoding class I SAM-dependent methyltransferase; translated protein: MKDKIEETFNSLANAYEHSVDAENLYNSEYERPAMLAQLPKDLREQRILDAGCAAGWYTKQLMDRGAQVTAVDMSTEMVEATKRRVGDKADVICLDLACELPFEDGGFDCIVSSLTLHYIEGWDFTFKEFQRILKPGGTLLFSVHHPFTDIKLSREMNYFSTELIVDKWKKEGKVYKVPFFRRPLGDILAKTLQYFSLEDIIEPKPTEKFKELDTERYERLMKAPNFLVVKARKGE
- a CDS encoding neutral/alkaline non-lysosomal ceramidase N-terminal domain-containing protein; protein product: MSRAGVYAVDITPPIGMEFIGYHRENGIRNINERIYATAIVFESAQDKTVLISIDNIGMLIEDTDEIRKQTADALKVATDNIMVAFTHTHSGPATAGNNPAIKAYRDQLISNAVKAAVLADKEKFTSEIGWKVNQADLGVNRRERTANGKVKMGVNDAGAVDSRIGLMAIKNRQTEQIGGLVIFCTAHPNVLKGESEILSADYPGRARQLLQKSLDCPVVVIQGAAGNVNAKYRGSVEALNKMGTILSECVLKMLPEVQFKPIFSLECATAKLPMRLKDIPVPEKIHEIADVTEVEWGVKTEKWRNVLTDMHNQSINELEIDLELQLFQINEGAFSGIPMEPFVETAIELKNEVKNELFFFGGYTNGYLGYLPIKEAYPEGGYEVELNPVVYGPITNLWMPPEESTSEHVINKVKELYKSVQPK